One window of the Solanum stenotomum isolate F172 chromosome 11, ASM1918654v1, whole genome shotgun sequence genome contains the following:
- the LOC125843529 gene encoding probable mannitol dehydrogenase, with translation MEKSPEEVHPVKVFGWAATDTSGTLSPFKFSRRETGDKDVKLKILYCGICHTDLHQLKNEWGFSKYPMVPGHEIVGEVTEVGSKVEKFKVGDKAGVGCLVGSCRSCENCNNDIENYCSKGIATYSAMYHDGTPTYGGYSDIIVVDEHFVVRVPENMPLAAAAPLLCAGITTYSPLRYFGLDKPGLHVGVVGLGGLGHVGVKFAKALGVKVTVISTSQSKQKEAIEHLGADSFLISSDPDQLQAAMGTMDGILDTVAATHPVLPLIGLLKTNGKLIMLGGVAKPLDLPVFPLLMGRKLVAGSGIGGMKETQEMIDFAAKHNITADIEVIPMDYVNTAMERLTKADVKYRFVIDVAKTLKQDE, from the exons ATGGAAAAATCACCAGAAGAAGTGCACCCTGTAAAGGTTTTTGGTTGGGCAGCTACAGACACTTCTGGAACACTCTCCCCCTTTAAATTCTCCCGAAG GGAAACTGGTGATAAAGATGTGAAATTGAAGATACTTTATTGTGGTATTTGTCATACTGATCTTCATCAATTGAAGAATGAATGGGGATTTTCTAAATATCCTATGGTCCCTGG TCATGAAATTGTGGGAGAAGTAACTGAGGTTGGTAGCAAGGTGGAGAAATTCAAAGTTGGGGATAAAGCTGGTGTGGGGTGCCTAGTTGGATCATGTAGATCTTGCGAAAACTGTAACAACGATATCGAGAACTATTGTTCTAAGGGAATAGCCACCTATAGTGCAATGTACCACGATGGAACCCCAACATACGGAGGCTACTCGGACATAATCGTTGTTGATGAACATTTCGTTGTTCGTGTCCCAGAAAACATGCCCCTAGCTGCTGCAGCACCTCTGCTTTGTGCTGGAATTACAACTTACAGCCCATTGAGGTACTTTGGACTAGATAAACCGGGTCTTCACGTTGGTGTAGTAGGTCTTGGTGGACTTGGTCATGTTGGTGTTAAGTTTGCCAAGGCTTTAGGGGTAAAGGTGACAGTTATTAGTACATCTCAAAGTAAACAGAAGGAAGCTATTGAACATCTCGGTGCTGATTCGTTTTTGATTAGCTCTGATCCGGATCAGCTACAG GCTGCTATGGGCACAATGGATGGCATTCTTGATACAGTTGCTGCTACTCACCCTGTCCTACCGTTGATTGGCCTATTGAAGACTAATGGGAAACTTATCATGCTCGGTGGAGTTGCCAAACCTCTCGACCTACCCGTCTTTCCATTACTTATGG GGAGGAAGCTCGTAGCTGGAAGTGGGATCGGAGGGATGAAAGAAACGCAAGAAATGATTGATTTTGCTGCAAAACACAATATAACAGCAGATATTGAAGTCATTCCAATGGATTATGTCAATACTGCAATGGAACGTCTCACTAAAGCTGATGTCAAGTATCGTTTTGTCATTGACGTTGCTAAGACCCTCAAACAAGATGAGTAG
- the LOC125843530 gene encoding elongator complex protein 4, with protein sequence MASSRPRGGSFSRNISSAATTQIPGVKLGPNGTSFLSSGIPDLDQILGGGFTLGSLVMVMEDPEAPHHMLLLRNFMSQGLIHKQTLLYASPERDPRGFLGTLPSPMASKEEKSHERPAEQDANLRIAWQYKKYFGEQNSEGQRGGKAEYCNDFDLRKPLERHFYSGQRVDCISLRDSPNLAPLLERCSTFSAQIAKSDGNITCAGRIAIQSLCSPQCDFSDKDWEMLSFIRSLKGMVRSSGAVAVISFPPALVSPAFLKRWQHLADTLISVKAIPDEDKELAKLLTGYQDMLGLLSVHKVARINTQVPAILEATTFSMKLRKRRALVLECLNQAPVDGSSGSSYGTSGSCSGSSKTGNLDF encoded by the exons ATGGCATCAAGTAGACCGCGAGGCGGCAGCTTTTCCCGAAACATATCTAGTGCAGCTACAACTCAGATTCCTGGAGTTAAGCTTGGTCCAAATGGCACATCATTTCTTTCATCAGGCATACCAGATCTTGACC AGATTTTGGGTGGTGGCTTTACTTTGGGAAGCCTAGTCATGGTTATGGAAGACCCTGAGGCCCCTCATCATATGCTTTTACTGAGAAATTTCATGTCTCAGGGCCTGATTCACAAGCAAACCCTACTTTATGCCAGCCCAGAAAGAGATCCACGAGGCTTTCTTGGAACTTTGCCTAGTCCAATGGCTTCTAAGGAGGAGAAGTCTCATGAACGACCTGCAGAACAG GACGCAAATTTAAGAATCGCTTGGCAATATAAGAAGTACTTTGGGGAACAAAATTCAGAGGGCCAAAGAG GTGGGAAAGCTGAATATTGCAACGATTTTGACTTGCGAAAGCCCCTAGAAAGGCACTTCTATAGTGGGCAGCGGGTTGATTGCATTAGTCTTCGAGATTCTCCGAATCTAGCGCCTCTACTTGAACGTTGCTCAACCTTTTCAGCTCAAATAGCAAA ATCTGATGGCAACATCACATGTGCCGGTCGTATTGCCATTCAGTCACTATGTTCACCTCAGTGTGACTTCTCTGACAAG GATTGGGAGATGCTCTCTTTTATAAGATCCTTGAAAGGCATGGTTCGATCTTCAGGTGCAGTTGCGGTCATATCCTTTCCACCCGCACTTGTCTCACCAGCCTTTTTAAAGAGGTGGCAGCATCTGGCTGATACCTTGATATCTGTCAAAGCAATTCCTG ATGAGGACAAAGAATTGGCAAAGCTCCTAACTGGTTACCAAGACATGCTGGGCCTTCTTAGTGTACACAAAGTAGCTCGCATAAATACACAG GTTCCTGCAATTCTGGAAGCCACAACATTTTCAATGAAGCTGCGAAAGCGAAGGGCATTAGTTTTAGAATGCCTTAATCAAGCCCCTGTTGATGGTTCAAGTGGAAGTTCATATGGTACTTCTGGTAGTTGTTCTGGAAGTTCTAAGACCGGGAACCTTGACTTCTAG
- the LOC125843531 gene encoding 8-hydroxygeraniol dehydrogenase-like, translating to MAKSYEIEHPIKAFGWAARDTSGVLSPFNFSRRATGENDVQFKVLYCGICHSDLHMLKNEWDNSKYPIVPGHEIVGVVTEVGSKVEKVKVGDNVGVGVLVGSCRKCDSCTNDLEQYCPSHIGTYSTTYSDGTTTYGGYSDLMVANEHFVLRWPENLPMEAAPLLCAGITTYSPLRYFGLDKPRLNVGVVGLGGLGHMAVKFAKAFGCNVTVISTSINKKDEAIKHLGANSFLISHDQEQMQGATSTLDGIIDTVSAEHPIAPLLNILKPHGKLVMVGAPPKPLELPVFPLLMGRKIMGGSIIGGMKETQEMLDFAAKHKITPEVEVVSMDYVNIAMERLSKSDVKYRFVLDVGKTLKVD from the exons ATGGCAAAATCCTATGAAATTGAGCACCCAATTAAGGCATTTGGATGGGCAGCTAGAGACACTTCTGGTGTTCTTTCTCCTTTCAACTTCTCAAGAAG GGCTACTGGGGAGAATGATGTACAATTCAAAGTGTTGTATTGTGGAATTTGTCACTCAGATCTTCATATGCTCAAGAATGAATGGGATAATTCCAAGTACCCTATTGTGCCTGg GCACGAGATAGTGGGCGTGGTAACCGAGGTCGGTAGCAAGGTAGAAAAAGTGAAGGTGGGGGACAATGTAGGTGTTGGAGTACTCGTAGGATCATGTCGAAAATGTGATAGTTGTACCAATGACCTCGAACAATATTGCCCTAGCCACATTGGTACATATAGTACAACTTACTCTGACGGAACCACCACATACGGAGGCTACTCCGATCTCATGGTGGCCAACGAGCATTTCGTGCTCCGTTGGCCGGAGAATTTACCGATGGAAGCTGCCCCATTGTTGTGTGCTGGTATCACAACATATAGCCCATTGAGATATTTTGGGCTTGATAAGCCTAGATTGAACGTTGGTGTTGTGGGCCTTGGTGGGCTGGGCCATATGGCTGTGAAATTTGCAAAGGCTTTTGGATGCAATGTGACTGTTATTAGTACTTCTATTAATAAGAAGGATGAAGCAATTAAACATCTTGGTGCTAATTCATTCTTGATTAGTCATGATCAAGAACAAATGCAG GGTGCAACAAGCACATTAGATGGAATTATAGACACAGTTTCAGCAGAACATCCAATTGCTCCATTGCTCAATATATTAAAGCCTCATGGAAAGCTTGTAATGGTTGGTGCACCACCAAAGCCACTTGAGTTGCCAGTTTTCCCTTTGCTTAtgg GTAGGAAAATAATGGGAGGAAGCATTATTGGAGGAATGAAAGAGACACAAGAAATGCTTGATTTTGCAGCAAAGCACAAAATTACACCTGAAGTTGAAGTTGTTTCAATGGATTATGTAAATATTGCTATGGAACGCCTTTCGAAGTCAGATGTCAAGTATCGATTTGTGCTCGATGTTGGGAAAACATTGAAAGTTGACTAA
- the LOC125843532 gene encoding 8-hydroxygeraniol dehydrogenase-like, with amino-acid sequence MAKSPEEEHPIKAFGWAARDTSGVLTPFNFSRRATGEKDVQFKILYCGVCHTDLHFLKNEWGVTRYPVVPGHEIVGVVTEVGNKVDKFKIGDKIGVGCLVGSCQKCDNCANDLENYCPKQIQTYGQMYIDGTMTYGGYSDIMVVDEHFAVRWPENLPMEAAPLLCAGITTYSPLKYYGLDKPGLNIGVVGLGGLGHMAVKFAKAFGCNVTVISTSPSKEEEALKHLGADKFLLSNNPEHIQGAMNTLDGIIDTVSAVHPLLPYLGMLKPHGNHVIVGAIPQPLEMPVFPLILGRKTIAGSAMGGMKETQEMLDFAAKHNITPDVEVVAMDYVNTALERLVKSDVKYRFVLDMGKK; translated from the exons atgGCAAAATCCCCAGAAGAAGAACATCCAATTAAGGCTTTTGGATGGGCAGCTAGAGATACTTCTGGTGTTCTTACTCCTTTCAACTTCTCAAGAAG GGCTACTGGGGAGAAAGATGTGCAATTCAAGATCTTGTATTGTGGAGTTTGCCACACAGATCTTCACTTTCTCAAGAATGAATGGGGAGTCACCAGATATCCTGTTGTACCTGG gCATGAGATTGTGGGTGTAGTGACAGAAGTTGGTAACAAAGTTGATAAATTTAAGATTGGTGACAAAATTGGTGTTGGATGTCTAGTAGGATCATGTCAAAAATGTGACAATTGTGCAAATGATCTTGAAAATTATTGTCCCAAACAAATACAAACATATGGTCAAATGTACATCGATGGAACGATGACGTACGGTGGTTACTCCGATATCATGGTTGTCGATGAGCATTTCGCGGTCCGTTGGCCGGAGAATTTACCGATGGAAGCTGCACCATTGTTATGTGCTGGTATCACAACTTATAGCCCATTGAAGTATTATGGGCTTGATAAGCCTGGTTTGAACATTGGTGTGGTGGGCCTTGGTGGGCTGGGCCATATGGCTGTGAAATTTGCTAAGGCTTTTGGATGCAATGTCACTGTTATAAGTACTTCTCCTAGTAAAGAGGAGGAAGCCCTTAAACATCTCGGTGCGGATAAGTTTTTACTTAGCAACAATCCTGAGCATATTCAG GGTGCAATGAACACATTGGATGGAATTATTGATACTGTTTCAGCAGTTCATCCACTTTTACCATATCTTGGTATGTTAAAGCCTCATGGTAATCATGTTATAGTTGGTGCAATTCCTCAACCACTTGAAATGCCAGTGTTTCCTTTAATCTTGG GAAGGAAGACAATTGCTGGGAGTGCAATGGGAGGAATGAAAGAGACTCAAGAAATGTTAGATTTTGCAGCAAAGCATAACATAACACCAGATGTTGAAGTCGTAGCGATGGACTACGTGAATACAGCGTTGGAACGCCTTGTTAAATCCGATGTCAAGTATCGATTCGTGCTAGATATGGGCAAAAAATGA
- the LOC125843533 gene encoding probable mannitol dehydrogenase: MHHVEAFGWAARDTSGFLSPFNFFRRATGDKDVKLKVLYCGICHSDIHQLKNEWGSSLYPLVPGHEIVGEVTEVGSKVEKFTVGEKVAVGGYCGSCRSCEDCMNNLENYCSKGIATYNAIYNDGTPTYGGYSNMIVIDEHFVFHVPENLPLAAAAPLLCAGITMYSPLRYFGLDKPGLHIGVVGLGGLGHVGVKFAKAMGLKVTVISTSRRKQNEALERLGADSFLVSTDPDQLQAAIGTMDGILDTVSADHPLDPLIGLLKSHGKLIFLGAPDKPVELPVFPLLMGRKLVAGSGIGGMKETQEMLDFAAKHNITADVEVIPMDYVNTALQRLTKGDVKYRFVIDVGKTLLAE; the protein is encoded by the exons atgCACCATGTTGAGGCTTTTGGTTGGGCTGCTAGAGACACTTCTGGATTCCTCTCCCCATTCAACTTCTTTAGAAG GGCAACCGGCGATAAGGATGTTAAACTGAAGGTTCTTTACTGTGGTATCTGTCATTCTGATATTCATCAGCTGAAGAATGAATGGGGATCTTCTCTATACCCTCTAGTCCCCGG ACATGAGATCGTGGGCGAAGTAACTGAGGTAGGTAGCAAGGTAGAGAAGTTCACTGTTGGAGAGAAAGTTGCTGTCGGGGGATACTGTGGATCATGTCGATCTTGTGAAGACTGCATGAACAATCTTGAGAATTATTGCTCCAAAGGAATAGCCACCTATAATGCAATCTACAATGATGGAACACCAACGTATGGAGGCTACTCGAACATGATAGTTATCGATGAACATTTCGTGTTTCATGTACCAGAAAACTTGCCTCTAGCTGCTGCAGCCCCTCTGCTTTGTGCTGGGATTACAATGTACAGCCCGTTGAGATACTTTGGACTTGATAAACCAGGCCTTCATATTGGTGTAGTAGGCCTTGGCGGACTTGGTCACGTTGGTGTCAAGTTTGCCAAGGCCATGGGGCTAAAGGTGACTGTGATTAGTACATCTCGAAGAAAGCAGAACGAAGCTCTTGAACGTCTTGGTGCTGATTCGTTTTTGGTTAGCACTGATCCAGATCAGCTGCAG GCTGCTATAGGTACAATGGATGGCATTCTTGATACAGTCTCTGCTGATCATCCCCTCGATCCACTGATCGGGCTGTTGAAGTCTCACGGGAAGCTTATCTTTCTTGGTGCACCTGACAAACCCGTCGAGCTACCAGTCTTTCCATTGCTTATGG GAAGGAAGCTTGTAGCTGGAAGTGGGATAGGAGGGATGAAAGAGACGCAAGAAATGCTTGATTTTGCAGCAAAGCACAATATAACAGCAGATGTTGAAGTCATTCCAATGGATTATGTAAATACTGCACTGCAGCGTCTCACCAAAGGGGACGTTAAATACCGGTTTGTCATTGACGTTGGTAAGACCCTTCTAGCAGAGTGA